Part of the Kitasatospora sp. NBC_00374 genome is shown below.
CCGAAGTTGAGGAAGTACGGATCGTCCTCGCCTTCGCCGGCGTCACTGATCTTGAAGAGAAACCGCCAGGGGGAGTCGACTCGCGCTTCGTCGTTGGGGTAGCAGGCGGTGCCGCCGAGGTAGTCGTGCAGATCCTCCCCGCCGGGGAGCTCGACATCGGGACCGTCGCCGCGCATGCCCCGCTGGTATGCCGCCATCTCGTCGATCGAGCGGTCGATCTCGGGCGGTACCGGCTGCAGGTCGACGCGCCATTCGACGGGGATCTCGGTGTCGTCGGGCCCCCAGCGCCACAGAGTCCGCCCGCGTGTTCCGGGTGGCCCGATGACCGCGAAGTGCGGGATGCGACCATCCGGCTGGACCAGCAGTACGGCGTCGCCGGCCTCCGGGTGGACGCCTCCCATGATGACGCCTTCCTCGTGGAGGAACAGGTAGGCCAGCCGGAGCTCGGGACCCGGGATGGGGAACTGCCCGATGAACACCAGTGGCTCACCGGAGGTGGGGTCCACCGGCCAGGCCGGTTCGGACAGCCAGACGGGCTGGCCACCGAACTTCGCCACCGGCTCGGCGATCGGCTGCTCGGCGGCGGTGAGGATCATCTGCTGGCGTGGCAGGAAGGCGGCGTCGTGCGGCCCCTCCGCCTGCCCAGTGGGACGCGCGATCATGAGCGGACCCTATGGCACGCCACCGACGAACCGCGTCATGGGGCCGCAACTCGGGTGAGCCGGTGGCTTCCGGCTGGTTGGCCTCTCCGCGAGGCCGACATTCGCAGGGACGGGTGCCCAGCTCCAACGGTCGCAACCAGCTTCCCACGGCGGCGTCATGGCCCAGAGGGTGACCCGTCGTAGCCGGTCCCAGGCGTGGCCGGCTACCACTTCCAGTGGCCAACCATGAGTTCCGGTCACAGCAGGTGACTGCCCCGCCCGTGGTGGCCCGCCAAAAACAAGCATGCATGCTTGATTTATCTCCCGCCCACTGCCAGGCTGCTCACGACATCGGCGGCAAGGAGGCTTGCGGTGCTGAGGATCGGCAATGCGTCAGGGTTCTACGGCGACAGGTTCAGCGCGTTCCGGGAGATGCTCACCGAGGGGCCGCTCGACGTCCTGACCGGCGACTACCTGGCCGAGCTCACGATGCTGATCCTGGCCAAGGACAGACTCCGCAACCCCGAACTCGGCTACGCCAAGACCTTCCTGCGGCAGATGGCCGAGTGCCTGGGCATCGCGGTCGAGCGCGGCGTCCGCATCGTGGTGAACGCCGGCGGCCTCAATCCGCCACAACTCGCCAAGGAGCTCGCCGAGTTGGCAGCGCAGCAGGGCATCCCGCTGCGGGTGGGCCAGGTGGTCGGCGACGATCTGCTGCCCCGGGCGGCCGAGTTCGGGCGCTCCGGGCTGCTTGCCGCCAACGCCTATCTCGGCGCGCAGGGCATCGCCGAGTGCCTGCGCGGCGGCGCCGACGTCGTCGTGACCGGCCGGGTCACCGACGCGGCGCTGGTGGTGGGCCCGGCCATCGCCCACTTCGATTGGGGGCCGCAGGACCTGGACGCGCTGGCGGGGGCGGTGGTCGCCGGGCACGTGCTGGAGTGCGGGGCGCAGGCGACCGGCGGCAACTACGCGTTCTTCGCCGAGCACGACATCGCTCACCCGGGCTTTCCGATCGCCGAGTTGAGCGCCGACGGCAGCAGCGTGATCACCAAGCACCCGGGTACCGGCGGCGCCGTCACCACGGAGACCGTCACCGCCCAGCTGCTGTACGAGACCGGCGGAGCCCGCTACGCAGGTCCGGACGTGACGGCCCGGCTGGACACCGTGCGGCTGACCCAGGACGGCCCGGACCGGGTGCGGATCGACGGGGTGCGCGGCGAGGCGCCGCCCCCCACCGTCAAGGTCGGTCTCAGCCGGCTCGGCGGCTGGCGCAACGAGGTGGTGTTCGTCCTCACCGGGCTGGACATCGAGGCCAAGTCGGCGCTCGTCCAGCGGCAGTTGACGGACGCGCTCACGGACCCGCCGGCCGAGCTGCGCTGGACCCTGGCCAGGACCGACCACCCGGACGCGGACACCGAGCAGGCCGCAGCCGCGCTGCTGCACCTCACCGTCCGCGACCGGGACGCCGAGAAGGTCGGCCGGGCCGTCGGCGCCGCCGCCGTCGAACTCGGGCTCGCCAGCTACCCGGGCTTCCACCTCGCCGCCCTGCCCGGGCCGGGCAGCCCGTACGGTGTCTTCGAGCCCGCCTTCCTGGACGCGAAGAGCGTCGAGCACACGGCGGTGACCCCCGACGGCCTCCGGATCGCGGTGCCCCCGCCCCCGGCCGTACGGGAGTTGGAGCCCCTGCCCGAGCCGCCGCTGCCGGAGCCGCTCGCGCCCGGCCGCACCCGCCGGGCCCCGCTCGGCCTGGTGGCCGGCGCCCGCAGCGGCGACAAGGGCGGCGATGCCAACCTCGGCGTCTGGGCCCGCAGCGAGGAGGGCTGGCGCTGGCTGGCGCACACCCTGACCACCGAGCTGCTCCGCGAACTACTGCCCGAAACAGCCGACTTGACCGTCACCCGGCACCTGCTGCCCAACCTGCGCGCCGTCAACTTCACCGTCGAGGGACTGCTCGGCGAGGGAGTTGCCGCCCAGGCCCGCTTCGACCCACAGGCCAAGGCCCTGGGGGAGTGGCTGCGGGCCCGCCGTCTCGACATCCCGGAGGCCCTGCTGTGACCGTGCTGCCCAGCCGCCTCGACCCGGCGGCCCCCGACCACCGCGCCAACCGCGACGCGATGCTCGCCAAGCTGGCCGACCTCGACGCCGAGCACGCCAAGGCGCTCGCCGGTGGCGGCCCCAAGTACGTCGAGCGCCACCGCAGTCGGGGCAAGCTGCTGCCACGCGAGCGGATCGAGCTGCTGGTCGACCCGGACTCGCCGTTCCTCGAACTCTCCCCGCTCGCCGCCTGGGGCAGCGAGTACCCGGTCGGTGCGGGGATGGTGGCCGGCATCGGGGTGATCGAGGGCACCGAGTGCGTGATCACCGCCAACGACGCCACCGTGCGCGGCGGCGCCAGCAACCCGTGGACCCTGCGCAAGGCCCTGCGCGCCAACGACATCGCGCTGCGCAACCGGCTCCCGCTGGTCAACCTGGTGGAGTCCGGCGGCGCGGACCTGCCGAGCCAGAAGGAGATCTTCATCCCGGGCGGGGCGCTCTTCCGCGACCTGACCCGGCTCTCGGCGGCCGGCATCCCGACCGTCGCGGTGGTGTTCGGCAACTCCACCGCCGGCGGCGCGTACGTTCCGGGCATGTCCGACCACACCATCCTGGTCAAGGAGCGCGCCAAGGTCTTCCTCGGCGGCCCGCCGCTGGTCAAGATGGCCACCGGCGAGGAGTCGGACGACGAGTCGCTCGGCGGCGCCGAGATGCACGCCCGCACCTCCGGCCTGGCCGACCACTTCGCGCTGGACGAGCCGGACGCCTGCAGGCTCGCCCGCCGGGTGGTCCGCCGGCTGAACTGGACCAAGTCCGGCCCCGCGCCCGCCGGGCTCGTCGAACCGCCGAAGTACGACGAGGACGAGCTGCTGGGCATCGTCCCCGGCGATCTCAAGGTCCCGTTCGACCCTCGGGAGGTGATCGCCCGGATCGTGGACGGCTCCGACTTCGACGAGTTCAAGCCGCTCTACGGCACCAGCCTGGCCACCGGCTGGGCGACCCTGCACGGCTACCC
Proteins encoded:
- a CDS encoding acyclic terpene utilization AtuA family protein; translated protein: MLRIGNASGFYGDRFSAFREMLTEGPLDVLTGDYLAELTMLILAKDRLRNPELGYAKTFLRQMAECLGIAVERGVRIVVNAGGLNPPQLAKELAELAAQQGIPLRVGQVVGDDLLPRAAEFGRSGLLAANAYLGAQGIAECLRGGADVVVTGRVTDAALVVGPAIAHFDWGPQDLDALAGAVVAGHVLECGAQATGGNYAFFAEHDIAHPGFPIAELSADGSSVITKHPGTGGAVTTETVTAQLLYETGGARYAGPDVTARLDTVRLTQDGPDRVRIDGVRGEAPPPTVKVGLSRLGGWRNEVVFVLTGLDIEAKSALVQRQLTDALTDPPAELRWTLARTDHPDADTEQAAAALLHLTVRDRDAEKVGRAVGAAAVELGLASYPGFHLAALPGPGSPYGVFEPAFLDAKSVEHTAVTPDGLRIAVPPPPAVRELEPLPEPPLPEPLAPGRTRRAPLGLVAGARSGDKGGDANLGVWARSEEGWRWLAHTLTTELLRELLPETADLTVTRHLLPNLRAVNFTVEGLLGEGVAAQARFDPQAKALGEWLRARRLDIPEALL
- a CDS encoding acyl-CoA carboxylase subunit beta encodes the protein MTVLPSRLDPAAPDHRANRDAMLAKLADLDAEHAKALAGGGPKYVERHRSRGKLLPRERIELLVDPDSPFLELSPLAAWGSEYPVGAGMVAGIGVIEGTECVITANDATVRGGASNPWTLRKALRANDIALRNRLPLVNLVESGGADLPSQKEIFIPGGALFRDLTRLSAAGIPTVAVVFGNSTAGGAYVPGMSDHTILVKERAKVFLGGPPLVKMATGEESDDESLGGAEMHARTSGLADHFALDEPDACRLARRVVRRLNWTKSGPAPAGLVEPPKYDEDELLGIVPGDLKVPFDPREVIARIVDGSDFDEFKPLYGTSLATGWATLHGYPVGILANAQGVLFSAESQKAAQFIQLANQRDIPLLFLHNTTGYMVGQAYEQGGIIKHGAMMINAVANSRVPHISVLMGASYGAGHYGMCGRAYDPRFLFAWPSAKSAVMGPQQLAGVLSIVARQSAAAKGQPYDEDADAAIRAMVEQQIEAESLPAFLSGRLYDDGVIDPRDTRTVLGICLSAVHSAPVEGARGYGVFRM